CGGCGACGCTCTGGATCAGGTCGTCTTGCTTGATCACGGTCATGCGGGGCGCTCCTTCGTTGGGCAGGCACTGCGGGGCGCCGGATCACGATCCGGCGCAGGCGTTCAAGGTGAACAGCCGCGCTTAAAAAAAGGCGCCGCAGTATAGCGCGCAGCACCGCGGGCGGACAGTCGCCAGGGGACGAAGCCGGGCGCTGATCGCCCGGATCAGTGCTAGGCATTTTGCTATCACGGGGGTACAGTGACGGCCAGATGCCAGTATGGGATGGAGCCCATAACCCTCATGAGCTCGAGCAGCCAGCGGGTCACACAACGACGATTACAAGGCCTCTTGTTCAAGCGCTTCGGCATGGCGGTGGTGACCTACGCCCTGACCATGCTGCTCTGTGTCGTGGCCATGTTCTGCGGGCTGGTGCAGGCTACCCTGCCTGCAGCCGTGCTGATCGGTGCCCTGGTGGTCGTCAGCCAGCTGTGTTTCTTCGCGCTGTTTCGCTCCGGCAGGAATCTGCGCTTCAAGGACCCCAGCCTCACCGAACCCCAGGTGCTGGTGGCCCTGACCTGGCTGACGCTGCTGCTGGCCCTGTTCGAGCACGCCCGGGGCTCTCTGCTGGTGATCTACCTGCTGATCCTGCTGTTCGGCGTGTTCGAGCTGCCGCCCAGAGTCTTCGCCCGCTGCGCGGTGTTGGCCTTCAGCGGCTTTGCCGGGCTGAACCTCTACGAAGCCTTCGCCTCGCGCCTGGCCGATCCGGCGGCGGCGTTCCTGCAGGTCAGCGTACTGGCCGCGGTGCTGCTCTGGCTTAGTCTGTTTGCCAGCTATGTACAGGCCATGCGCCAGCGCATGCTGCAGCGCCGCTTCGCGTTGCAGGCCCACCAAGACACCCTGCGGGGCATGATGCGTCAGCTGGAAGACCTGGCGGCGACCGATGAGTTGACCGGCCTGTTCAACCGGCGGCACTTCCTCAGGCTGGCCGGCCGTGCGCTGGAGAACATGAGCGGCGGACGTCAGCACGGCCTGGCGCTGATCGATCTGGATCATTTCAAGCGGATCAACGATGTCCACGGCCATGCCGCCGGTGACCGGGTGCTGCAGACGTTCGCCGGCGTCGCCCGGGCCTGCCTGCGCGACGGCGACGTGCTGGCCCGCTACGGTGGCGAGGAGTTCGTGCTGCTGCTGCCCAATACCGACTGCGATCAATTCGCCGCCTGTTGCGAGCGCCTGCGCGATGCCTTCAGCCGGGCCGAGCCGTTGGGTGTTAAGGTGGACGACCTGAGTCTGTCCGTCGGAATGACCCTGTTGAGCAAGCACGATGACCTCGACGAGGCGCTGCACCGCGCCGATCAGGCGCTCTACCAGGCCAAGCGCAGCGGGCGTAACCGGTGCGAGGCAGCCTGGGAGGAAGTGGATGCCTGAACTGCGGGTCGGTGAGCGCAGCCTGACCGTCGAACCTGCCTGTAACCTGCTCGATGCCCTGCTCGCGGGGGGCGTTGCCGTGCCCTACAGCTGCCGTGCGGGCAGTTGCCATGCCTGCCTGGTGCGCTGCCTGCGCGGTGAGCCGCTGGACGCCAAGCCCGGGGCTCTGGACGGCGAACGCCGCGAACAGGGCTGGCGGTTGGCCTGCCAGTGCCGGATCGTCGACGACCTGCAAATCGAGGTGTTCGACCCCCTGCGCGATGGCCGGCCCGCGCGCATCGACAGTTGCGATTGGCTCAGCCCCAACGTGCTGCGCCTGCGCCTGGTTCCGCAGCAAACCCTGCGCTACCGGGCCGGCCAGCATCTGGTGTTGTGGACCGAAGGCGGGGTGGCCCGGCCTTACTCCCTGGCCAGCCTGCCCGGCGAGGATCCCTGGCTGGAGTTTCACCTCGATTGCCGGCAGAGCGGCGCCTTCAGCGACGCCGCGCGAAATTTCCGCCCCGGCGACAGTCTGCGCCTGGGCGAGTTGCGCGGCGGCGCGCTGCATTACGATCCGGACTGGCAGGCGCGGCCCCTCTGGCTGCTGGCCGCAGGCACCGGCCTGGCGCCGCTCTTTGGCATTCTGCGCGAGGCGCTGCGTCAGGATCATCAGGGCGACATTCGCGTCGTTCACTTGGCCCAGGACCCCACCGAGCACTATCTGGCCGAGCCCCTGGCCGCGCTGGCCGACAGCCACCCGCAGCTGCAGGTCGAGCAACCGAGCGCGGCGCAGTTGCCGGCAGCTTTGGCCGGACTGCGCCTTGTTTCGCGCAAAACCCTCGCCTTACTCTGCGGTCATCCCCACAGCGTCGAAACCTTTGCGCGGCGCCTGTATCTGGCAGGCATACCGCGCAACCAGGTGTTCGCCGACCTGTTCCTGCCGCACGCCTGAGAGCGCGCGCGGCGCCGCCCGAGGATGACTGATGAGCGAGCATTTGCTGGTTGAGCGCGAGCCGGGGTTGCTGACCCTGCGCCTCAACCGCCCGGACAAGAAGAACGCCCTGACCCGCGCCATGTATGGCGGCCTGGCCGAGTTGCTGCAACAGGCCGACCAGGACGCCAGCGTGCGCGCGGTGCTGCTCACCGGCGGTGCCGAGTGTTTCACCAGTGGCAACGACCTGGCCGACTTCATCCAGGCGCCGCCGACCGGGCCCGACAGCGAAGTATTTCGCTTCATGCGGGCGCTGTTCGACTTCAGCAAGCCCGTGGTGGCCGCGGTGAGCGGTCCGGCCGTGGGCATTGGCACCACGTTGCTGATGCATTGCGACCTGGTCTATGTCAGCCGTGAAGCCTTGCTGAAGATGCCTTTCGTCAACCTGGGCCTGTGTCCGGAGTTCGGCTCCAGCCTGCTCCTGCCGAGGTTGCTGGGACAGGCCAGGGCTGCCGAGCTGCTGCTGCTGGGGGCGCCCTTCGACGGCGAGCAGGCGGCGGCCTGGGGCCTGGCCAATCAGGTATTGGCCGACGGCGCGGCGACCCTGGCCAAGGCCCGCGAAATGGCCCTGGGCTTCCAGCACCTGGCGCCATCGGCGGTGACGGACAGCAAGCGACTGATGCGCGCACCGGGGCGCGAGGAACTGCGCCGGGTGATCGAGGAGGAGGGCGCGCTGTTTGGCCAGCGCCTGCGTTCGGCAGAGGCCATGGAGGCGCTGACCGCATTCATGCAGCGGCGTCCGGCGGACTTTTCCCGGTTCGTTTAAGCGGAACTTGTAGGCTGCGCTGTGCGCACCGGCAGGTCCCATGTCGCCCTCGGTGCGCACGGCGCACCCTACGCCGCACAAACGAAAAGGCCGCTCATCGAGCGGCCTCTGTGCATCTGGCGTTGCTACACCAGCTTCTCGCCGACGTGCAGCATCTTCATGCCGTTGGTGCCGCCGATGGTGTGGTAGCTGTCGCCCTTGGTCAGGATGACCCAGTCGCCCGGCTCGACCACGCCGCGCTTGAGCAACTCGTCCACCGCCGCCTGGCTGACCTGTTCCGGCGGCAACGCGGCCGGGTCGAAGGGCACCGTGTAGACGCCGCGGAACAGGGCCGTGCGGGCCTGGGTGGCGCGGTGCGGGGAGAACGAGTAGATCGGCACGGCGGAGCGGATCCGCGACATGATCAAGGGCGTGTAGCCGCTCTCGGTCAGGGCGATGATCGCCTTCACCCCGGGGAAGTGGTTGGCGGTGTACATGGCCGCCAGGGCGATGCTCTCGTCGCAGCGCTGGAAGGTCTTGCCGATGCGGTGGCTGGACTGCTGGCTGGTCGGGTGCTTCTCCGCGCCGATGCAGATGCGCGCCATGGCCTGCACCGCTTCGAGCGGGTAGGCGCCGGCGGCGCTTTCCGCCGAGAGCATCACCGCATCGGTGTAGTCGAGCACGGCGTTGGCCACGTCGGAGACTTCCGCCCGGGTCGGCATGGGGTTCTGGATCATCGACTCCATCATCTGGGTCGCGGTGATCACCGCCTTGTTGTGGCGGCGCGCGTGCAGAATGATTTTCTTCTGGATGCCGACCAGCTCGGCGTCGCCGATCTCCACCCCGAGGTCGCCGCGGGCCACCATCACCGCATCGCTGGCGCGGATCAGGCCGTCGAGGGTTTCGTCGTCGGCCACCGCTTCGGCGCGCTCGATCTTGGCCACCAGCCAGGCGATGCCGCCGGCCTCGTCGCGCAACTGGCGGGCGTACTCCATGTCCGCGGCGTCGCGCGGGAAGGACACCGCCAGGTAGTCCAGTTCCATTTCCGCGGCCAGCTTGATGTCGGCCTTGTCCTTCTCGGTCAGCGCCGGCGCGGTCAGGCCGCCGCCGCGGCGATTGATGCCCTTGTGGTCGGACAGCGGCCCACCGATCAGCACCGAGCAGTGCAGGGCGTCTTCGGTGGCACTGTCCACGCGCATCACCACGCGGCCGTCGTCGAGCAGCAGTTCGTCGCCCACGCCGCAGTCCTTGACCAGGTCCGGGTAGTCGATGCCGACGATTTCCTGGGTGCCATCGGTCAGCGGATGGCTGGTGGAGAAGGTGAAGCGGTCGCCGACCTGCAGCTCGATGCGCTTGCCGGCGAACTTGGCGATGCGGATCTTCGGCCCCTGCAGGTCGCCGAGCAGGGCGACGTGCCGGCCATGCTTGGCGGCCAGGTCGCGCACCAGCTTGGCGCGGGCCTTGTGCTCGTCCGGCGAGCCGTGGGAGAAGTTCAGGCGGGCCACATCCAGGCCGGCGAGAATCAGCTTTTCGAGAACTTCGGGCGAGTTGCTGGACGGGCCGAGGGTGGCGACGATTTTGGTGCGACGAAAGGTCATGCGCAGACTCCTGAGTTGCAGCTGGTCGCGAGGCTACTATGGCCCACAGCTGTAGTCATTGTTCCTCTGCACTACCTGGCGTCTCGGGTTTCAGGATCAGCAGGTCACAGCTCACGCTATCGAGGATGCGTTCGGCGGTATGCCCGATCAGGGCCGTGTCGAGTTGACCGCGGGCAATGGCGCCCATCAGCAGCAGGTCGATCTGCCGTTCGCCGACGAAGTGCGGCAACGCTTCTTCGGCAAAGCCCTCGACCAGGTGGGTGTCGGGCAGGGCGATGGGGTACTGGCCAAGCAGCTGCTCGAATGCCTCGCGGTGCTGCGCGCCGCTTCGCGTCACGTAGTCTTCGTAGTTGGTCACCAGCTCTGCGTCGAACACCAGGCTGCGCGGCAGCGGTGCGTGACAGTGCAGGTAGTGGGCCTGCAGGCCAAGCTGCTCGCTGAGGCCGATGGCCGTGCGGATCAGCTGGTGGTCCAGGGCCGCCGGCTTGTCGGCGCTGTGCAGGGGGTCGAGGGCGGCGCACAGGTTGCGGCCCTGCCACTCGCCCTGCTGCACCAGCCACAGCGGCACGGGGCAGTGGCGCACCAGCTGCCAGCAACTGTTGCTGTGCAGCAGGCGCTGCAGCAGGTTCTCGTGGGCCATGGACTTGAGCACCAGGTCGGGGCTCATCTCCGCCACCTTCTCCTCGATCAGGGCATGGGGCGGCTTGCCCCAGCGCACGTCCAGGTGCAGCTCCAGGCCCTCGGCGCGCAGCGGCGCGACCAGCTCTTCCAGCCAGGTGCCGCGCTGTTCGAGCAGGGCGGCGCGGGCCCGGACCTGCAGGGCGCTGTCGAAGAAACGGCTGGCGTCCAGGGCGGCGCTGTATTCGACCAGCAGCAGATACAGCTGTGCCTGGCTGTTGCGGGCCAGCCAGACGGCGCGTTCGAGGGCAGGCTGGAGGGACTGATGGGGCTCGATGACGACCAGAAGCTGGTGCAGGTGCATGACGCTGAACCTCGCGGTGAAGGGACTTCCCCTCGCCGGGCGAGGGCGCTTATCCCTTCAGCATAGCCGTCCAGGTTTTATCCATCGCGCAGATGGCGGGCAGTCGCTTTCGGGAAGCCTGCAGGCACTGCAGACTTTCTGGCGCCGGTCGATACACTGGGCAGTGGAGGAGAGTCTCATGCGAACCCTGTTGATCCTGTGCCTGGCGCTGAGCGCTGGCGGCTGTACTCGTTGGTCGCTCGACCATCACTTGAACAATGCCTACCGCGCCTACGAGCAGGGCGAATGCGACGAGGTGATGCTCGAGTTGTCCCAGGCCGAGCGCAAGAGTCGCTCGCGCAGCTACCTGCAGCCGGAAATTTCCCTGCTGCGCGGTCAGTGCCTGGAGCGCCAGAGCCTGTTCGTCGACGCGGCGCAGACCTATCAGTTCATCATCAGCCATTACCCGCGCAGCGAGTATGGCTTCCGCGCCAAGGCGCGGCTGGAAACCCTGCGCCAGCTCGGTCACTATGGCCAGGCGGAGCCCGCCACGGTCTTGCCGGCCGGGCGCTAGCCGCCGCCTATCGGGGTCGGCCAGGCCCTGTCGTGGCCTGGCCCGAGATACTGTCCAGGGAGGAAAACATGCGCGCATGGCTATGCCTGTTGCTGTTGCCGGGGTTGGCGACAGCGGAGATCTATCGCTGGGTCGACGCCCAGGGGCAGGTGCACTTCGGCCAGCGTCCAGCCGGCGCCGGAGCCGAGCCGGTCGAGGTGAGGCCGCAGGTCGTCGAACGGGATGCGGCCACCCGCGAGCGACTGGAACGTACCGAGCGCTTCTACGATGCCCGCCGTCAGGAAAAGGCCGAGGCGGTTGCTGCTTCGGCGGAGCGTCGGGCCGAGCGTGACAGCGAATGCCGCGTGCTGCGCCAGCGCCTGGCGCAGCTGCCCGAGGGGCGCCGCTACTACCAGGAGGAGGCGAACGGCGAGCGTACGTACTACAGTGAAGAGGAGCTCGACGCCGTTCGTCGCCGGCTGCGCGACCGCGTCTCCGAGCGTTGCTCCTGAGTCGAGGGTTAACAGCAGTAGTGCGGTCCTACTCAAGGGCCATCCCATGCGATGCGCCACTATGCCAGCCCAGCGCCACATCCAACGCCACCAGCTACCCTGCTATCTGAAGGTGTTCAACCGCATCACCGACAAGCCAATGGGCTATATCGGCAATGTGTCGCTGGACGGCCTGATGCTGATCAGCCAGTTGCCGATGCTGGTCGGCGGGCGCTTCGACCTGCGCTTGAAGATTCCCGGGGTGGAAGGGCCGCGCTTCATCGATTTTTCCGCCACCTGCCAGTGGAGCCGGGAGGACGTCTCGCCGGGTTATTTCGACTCCGGCTTCGCCCTGGTCGCGCCGCCGGCCGAGTACGTCGAGATGGTCGATGCCCTGCGCCGCTATTTCAGCTTTCGCCCACTGGCCGCCTCCGCTTGACGATGCCGGGGTGATCCGCCAGAAACCATAAAAAAACCGCCCAGCAGGGCGGTTTTTCTTGTGTGGGCAGTGGCCTCAGGCCAGCGCCGTCTCCTTCGCCGTCAGCTCCAGCAACGCATCCGAACGCGCCTGCACCTCGCGGTAACGCTCCGGGTCGCGGGCCAGGACATCGCCCAGGGCGGGGAAGATCTCGTTCATCTTGCTGAGCCACTGCTGCGACTTGGCCTGCTCGGGGAAGCAGCGGCGGATCAGGTCGAGCATGATCGACACGGTCACCGAGGCGCCCGGCGAGGCGCCGAGCAGGGCGGCGATGGAGCCGTCCTCGGCGGCGACCAATTCGGTGCCGAACTGCAGGATGCCACCGCGCTTGGGGTCCTTCTTGATGATCTGCACACGCTGGCCGGCCACTTCCAGGCGCCAGTCCTCGGCCTTGGCCTCGGGGTAGAAGCCGCGCAGGGTTTCCAGGCGCTTTTCCTCGGACTGCAGCACTTCCTTGATCAGGTAGCGGGTCAGGTCGAAGTTGTCGCGGGCCACCGCCAGCATCGGCCCGATATTGCCCGGGCGGACCGACAGCGGCAGGTCGAGGTAGGAACCGTGACGCAGGAACTTGGTGGAGAAGCCGGCATAGGGGCCGAACAGCAGCGAGGTCTTGCCGTCCACCACGCGGGTGTCGAGGTGGGGCACCGACATCGGTGGTGAACCCACGGCCGCCTGGCTGTAGACCTTGGCCTGGTGCTGCTTGACCACTTCCGGGTTGTCGCAGCGCAGCCACTGGCCGCTCACCGGGAAGCCGCCGTAGCCCTTGCCTTCGGGGATGCCGGACAGTTGCAGCAGCGGCAGGGCTGCCCCGCCGGCGCCGAGGAATACGAACTTGGCCTGGATTTCGCGGCTGCTGCCGTCAGCCTGGTTCTTGATGCTTACACGCCAGCCCTGGGCGTTACGCTCGAGGCCGGTGACCTTCTGGCTGCACTTGACCTCGGCCTGGGGCTGCTTGGCCAGATGGTCAAGCAGGTGTTTGGTCACCGCACCGAAGTTGACATCGGTGCCGCCCAGGACACGGGTAGCGGCGATCGGTTCGTTGGGATCGCGGCCCGGCATCATCAAAGGCATCCACTTGGCCATGGTGGCGCGGTCTTCGGTGTAGTCCATGTCGGCGAAGGCGTGGTGCTGGGTCAGGGCGTCGAAGCGCTTCTTGAGGAAGGCGATGCCCTCATGGCCGCGCACGAAGCTCAGGTGCGGCACCGAGCTGATGAAGGACTTGGGCGCGCCGAAGCTGCCTTTCTCGACCAGGTAGGCCCAGAACTGCTTGGATTCCTCGAACTGGGTATTGATGGTTACCGACTTCTTGATGTCGATCGAGCCATCGTCCGCCTCGGGGGTGTAGTTCAGCTCGCACAGCCCGGCATGACCGGTACCGGCGTTGTTCCAGGGGTTGGAGCTTTCGATCGCGCCGGATTCCATCAGTTCGATGATTTCCAGGCTCATGCTCGGGTCGAGCTCCTTCAGCAGCACGGCCAGGGTCGCGCTCATGATGCCGGCCCCAACCAGCACCACATCTACTGCTTCGTAATCGTTGTGCGCCATTACCACTACTCCAAAAAATCAGTACCCAATTGAAGGCAACAAAGCTCGGCGTGTGCTCACGCCGTTCAGCGGTCGCCGAACAGCCTCGGG
The genomic region above belongs to Pseudomonas benzenivorans and contains:
- the mqo gene encoding malate dehydrogenase (quinone); this encodes MAHNDYEAVDVVLVGAGIMSATLAVLLKELDPSMSLEIIELMESGAIESSNPWNNAGTGHAGLCELNYTPEADDGSIDIKKSVTINTQFEESKQFWAYLVEKGSFGAPKSFISSVPHLSFVRGHEGIAFLKKRFDALTQHHAFADMDYTEDRATMAKWMPLMMPGRDPNEPIAATRVLGGTDVNFGAVTKHLLDHLAKQPQAEVKCSQKVTGLERNAQGWRVSIKNQADGSSREIQAKFVFLGAGGAALPLLQLSGIPEGKGYGGFPVSGQWLRCDNPEVVKQHQAKVYSQAAVGSPPMSVPHLDTRVVDGKTSLLFGPYAGFSTKFLRHGSYLDLPLSVRPGNIGPMLAVARDNFDLTRYLIKEVLQSEEKRLETLRGFYPEAKAEDWRLEVAGQRVQIIKKDPKRGGILQFGTELVAAEDGSIAALLGASPGASVTVSIMLDLIRRCFPEQAKSQQWLSKMNEIFPALGDVLARDPERYREVQARSDALLELTAKETALA
- a CDS encoding enoyl-CoA hydratase, yielding MSEHLLVEREPGLLTLRLNRPDKKNALTRAMYGGLAELLQQADQDASVRAVLLTGGAECFTSGNDLADFIQAPPTGPDSEVFRFMRALFDFSKPVVAAVSGPAVGIGTTLLMHCDLVYVSREALLKMPFVNLGLCPEFGSSLLLPRLLGQARAAELLLLGAPFDGEQAAAWGLANQVLADGAATLAKAREMALGFQHLAPSAVTDSKRLMRAPGREELRRVIEEEGALFGQRLRSAEAMEALTAFMQRRPADFSRFV
- a CDS encoding tetratricopeptide repeat protein; translation: MRTLLILCLALSAGGCTRWSLDHHLNNAYRAYEQGECDEVMLELSQAERKSRSRSYLQPEISLLRGQCLERQSLFVDAAQTYQFIISHYPRSEYGFRAKARLETLRQLGHYGQAEPATVLPAGR
- the pyk gene encoding pyruvate kinase translates to MTFRRTKIVATLGPSSNSPEVLEKLILAGLDVARLNFSHGSPDEHKARAKLVRDLAAKHGRHVALLGDLQGPKIRIAKFAGKRIELQVGDRFTFSTSHPLTDGTQEIVGIDYPDLVKDCGVGDELLLDDGRVVMRVDSATEDALHCSVLIGGPLSDHKGINRRGGGLTAPALTEKDKADIKLAAEMELDYLAVSFPRDAADMEYARQLRDEAGGIAWLVAKIERAEAVADDETLDGLIRASDAVMVARGDLGVEIGDAELVGIQKKIILHARRHNKAVITATQMMESMIQNPMPTRAEVSDVANAVLDYTDAVMLSAESAAGAYPLEAVQAMARICIGAEKHPTSQQSSHRIGKTFQRCDESIALAAMYTANHFPGVKAIIALTESGYTPLIMSRIRSAVPIYSFSPHRATQARTALFRGVYTVPFDPAALPPEQVSQAAVDELLKRGVVEPGDWVILTKGDSYHTIGGTNGMKMLHVGEKLV
- a CDS encoding GGDEF domain-containing protein, whose amino-acid sequence is MSSSSQRVTQRRLQGLLFKRFGMAVVTYALTMLLCVVAMFCGLVQATLPAAVLIGALVVVSQLCFFALFRSGRNLRFKDPSLTEPQVLVALTWLTLLLALFEHARGSLLVIYLLILLFGVFELPPRVFARCAVLAFSGFAGLNLYEAFASRLADPAAAFLQVSVLAAVLLWLSLFASYVQAMRQRMLQRRFALQAHQDTLRGMMRQLEDLAATDELTGLFNRRHFLRLAGRALENMSGGRQHGLALIDLDHFKRINDVHGHAAGDRVLQTFAGVARACLRDGDVLARYGGEEFVLLLPNTDCDQFAACCERLRDAFSRAEPLGVKVDDLSLSVGMTLLSKHDDLDEALHRADQALYQAKRSGRNRCEAAWEEVDA
- a CDS encoding iron-sulfur-binding ferredoxin reductase, translating into MPELRVGERSLTVEPACNLLDALLAGGVAVPYSCRAGSCHACLVRCLRGEPLDAKPGALDGERREQGWRLACQCRIVDDLQIEVFDPLRDGRPARIDSCDWLSPNVLRLRLVPQQTLRYRAGQHLVLWTEGGVARPYSLASLPGEDPWLEFHLDCRQSGAFSDAARNFRPGDSLRLGELRGGALHYDPDWQARPLWLLAAGTGLAPLFGILREALRQDHQGDIRVVHLAQDPTEHYLAEPLAALADSHPQLQVEQPSAAQLPAALAGLRLVSRKTLALLCGHPHSVETFARRLYLAGIPRNQVFADLFLPHA
- a CDS encoding universal stress protein; the protein is MHLHQLLVVIEPHQSLQPALERAVWLARNSQAQLYLLLVEYSAALDASRFFDSALQVRARAALLEQRGTWLEELVAPLRAEGLELHLDVRWGKPPHALIEEKVAEMSPDLVLKSMAHENLLQRLLHSNSCWQLVRHCPVPLWLVQQGEWQGRNLCAALDPLHSADKPAALDHQLIRTAIGLSEQLGLQAHYLHCHAPLPRSLVFDAELVTNYEDYVTRSGAQHREAFEQLLGQYPIALPDTHLVEGFAEEALPHFVGERQIDLLLMGAIARGQLDTALIGHTAERILDSVSCDLLILKPETPGSAEEQ
- a CDS encoding DUF4124 domain-containing protein codes for the protein MRAWLCLLLLPGLATAEIYRWVDAQGQVHFGQRPAGAGAEPVEVRPQVVERDAATRERLERTERFYDARRQEKAEAVAASAERRAERDSECRVLRQRLAQLPEGRRYYQEEANGERTYYSEEELDAVRRRLRDRVSERCS
- a CDS encoding PilZ domain-containing protein — its product is MPAQRHIQRHQLPCYLKVFNRITDKPMGYIGNVSLDGLMLISQLPMLVGGRFDLRLKIPGVEGPRFIDFSATCQWSREDVSPGYFDSGFALVAPPAEYVEMVDALRRYFSFRPLAASA